One segment of Sphingomonas morindae DNA contains the following:
- a CDS encoding sialate O-acetylesterase — MKFGLFTALAAALSAPAAAELRVPHLFSDHAVLQRDRPLHVWGWATPGAQVTVSLHTQQSRATADRLGRWDGWLMPEPAGGPYDLTITGDGAEGSRHFADIMIGDVWFASGQSNMEMPLAGFPPSAHVAHAAEEIAHAGNPRIRLLRIDHRSSPFPLDDIEAGWTPSTPDTAKSFSAIGYFFAREIAAREHVTVGVIDSAWGGTPADSWVSMEAFGADPRLLPAFAARARLAEDETRKDALLAAEAREDAAARQAGRPVPAHDWHPPQESWTPAGLYNAMVAPFTGYQIKGVLWYQGETNSKVDRAPFYADLFQGLITDWRHGFGQGDFPFLFAQISSFDSPRENWGMVRDAQRRALGLANTAMAVTTDVGDPTNVHPSDKQTVAARLARAARGLAYGEAIAYQPPLYRQLSGVPGGLRVWFDHGEGLTSRGAPVTGFEIAGADHRFVPATARIEKDSVVVTGAVPEPVYVRYNWSNVTPGALYNAAGLPASTFTSEERIAGHLAFP, encoded by the coding sequence ATGAAATTCGGCCTGTTCACGGCGCTGGCGGCAGCGCTTTCGGCGCCTGCGGCGGCCGAGCTGCGCGTGCCGCATCTCTTTTCCGATCATGCCGTGCTGCAGCGCGACCGGCCCCTCCATGTCTGGGGCTGGGCGACGCCGGGCGCGCAGGTGACGGTTTCGCTCCACACGCAGCAGAGCCGCGCCACCGCCGACCGGCTGGGCCGCTGGGACGGCTGGCTGATGCCCGAGCCCGCCGGCGGCCCCTATGACCTCACCATCACCGGCGACGGCGCCGAGGGCAGCCGCCATTTCGCCGACATCATGATCGGCGATGTGTGGTTCGCCTCGGGCCAGTCCAACATGGAGATGCCGCTGGCCGGCTTTCCGCCCTCGGCCCATGTCGCCCATGCGGCGGAGGAAATCGCCCATGCCGGCAATCCGCGCATCCGGCTGCTGCGGATCGATCATCGCAGCAGCCCCTTCCCGCTCGACGATATCGAGGCGGGCTGGACGCCAAGCACGCCGGACACGGCCAAGAGCTTTTCCGCGATCGGCTATTTCTTCGCCCGCGAGATCGCGGCGCGCGAGCATGTGACGGTGGGCGTGATCGATTCCGCCTGGGGCGGCACGCCGGCGGACAGCTGGGTCTCGATGGAGGCCTTCGGCGCCGATCCGCGCCTGCTCCCCGCCTTCGCCGCCCGCGCGCGGCTTGCCGAGGACGAGACGCGCAAGGACGCGCTGCTCGCCGCCGAGGCGCGCGAGGACGCCGCCGCGCGCCAGGCCGGCCGCCCGGTGCCCGCGCATGACTGGCATCCGCCGCAGGAAAGCTGGACGCCGGCCGGCCTGTACAACGCCATGGTCGCGCCCTTCACCGGCTATCAGATCAAGGGCGTGCTCTGGTATCAGGGCGAGACCAACAGCAAGGTCGACCGCGCGCCCTTCTATGCCGATCTGTTCCAGGGGCTGATCACCGACTGGCGCCATGGCTTCGGCCAGGGCGATTTCCCCTTCCTGTTCGCGCAAATCTCCAGCTTCGATTCGCCGCGCGAGAATTGGGGCATGGTGCGCGACGCGCAGCGCCGCGCGCTCGGCCTCGCCAACACCGCCATGGCGGTGACGACCGATGTCGGCGATCCCACCAATGTCCATCCCAGCGACAAGCAGACCGTGGCCGCGCGGCTGGCGCGCGCCGCGCGCGGCCTCGCTTATGGCGAGGCGATCGCCTACCAGCCGCCGCTCTATCGCCAGCTGAGCGGGGTGCCGGGCGGGCTGCGCGTGTGGTTCGACCATGGCGAGGGGCTGACCAGCCGGGGCGCCCCCGTGACGGGCTTCGAGATCGCCGGCGCCGACCATCGCTTCGTGCCCGCCACCGCCCGGATCGAGAAGGACAGCGTGGTGGTGACGGGCGCCGTCCCCGAGCCCGTCTATGTCCGGTACAATTGGAGCAATGTGACGCCGGGCGCGCTCTACAACGCCGCCGGCCTGCCCGCCTCCACCTTCACCTCCGAGGAGCGGATCGCCGGCCATCTCGCTTTTCCATGA
- a CDS encoding RNA polymerase sigma factor, whose protein sequence is MDANKRLIGWVGRHVLPHERELRGWLRAAFPQADIDDVVQEAYCRLAALDAVDHIDDPRRYFFRTARNVVLEQVRRTRVVAIDTASGLAEFETALAEDSVSPERIVAGRRALARVEALIAGLPDRARQILRWRKIDGLAQREIAERLGLTEHVVENEVARGLRRVLDAMTAEERAELPRRTRRRPARPQLREHHD, encoded by the coding sequence ATGGACGCGAACAAGCGGTTGATCGGCTGGGTGGGGCGGCATGTGCTGCCCCATGAACGCGAGCTGCGCGGCTGGCTGCGCGCCGCCTTCCCCCAGGCCGATATCGACGATGTGGTGCAGGAGGCCTATTGCCGCCTCGCCGCGCTCGACGCGGTCGATCATATCGACGATCCGCGCCGCTATTTCTTCCGCACCGCGCGCAACGTGGTGCTGGAGCAGGTGCGCCGCACGCGCGTGGTGGCGATCGACACGGCGAGCGGCCTCGCCGAGTTCGAGACCGCGCTGGCCGAGGACAGCGTCTCGCCCGAGCGGATCGTCGCCGGCCGGCGCGCGCTCGCCCGGGTCGAGGCGCTGATCGCCGGCCTGCCCGACCGCGCGCGCCAGATCCTGCGCTGGCGCAAGATCGACGGCCTCGCCCAGCGCGAGATCGCCGAGCGGCTGGGGCTGACCGAGCATGTCGTCGAGAATGAGGTGGCGCGCGGGCTGCGGCGCGTGCTCGACGCGATGACCGCCGAGGAACGCGCCGAGCTGCCGCGCCGCACCCGCCGCCGTCCCGCCCGCCCCCAGCTGCGAGAGCATCATGATTGA
- a CDS encoding NADH:flavin oxidoreductase/NADH oxidase has translation MSALFSSYTLKSVTLRNRIAVSPMCQYMAEGDGLVNDWHRVHYEGLARGGAGLVVVEATGVSPEGRITPGDLGLWTDAQGAALRPIVAAIKRWGAVPGIQIGHAGRKASANRPWEGDDHIPEDDPRAWQPIAPSALAFGGGLPRVPRAMTEADIARVQADFVAAATRARDAGFEWLVLHFAHGYLAQSFWSDHSNQRADGYGGSAEARGRFLRETLAAVRAVWPQDKPLTARFGVLEFDGRDEAQLAESIALLGALKAGGLDFIDVSIGFSTPQATIPWGAHFLADIAARVRRETGLPGATSWYISGAEEAEQLIAEDRLDLVMLGRPLLADPHWPYAAARTLGLEEAAWTLPAPYAHWLARYRTA, from the coding sequence ATGTCCGCCCTCTTCTCTTCCTACACGCTCAAATCCGTCACGCTGCGCAACCGCATCGCCGTCTCGCCCATGTGCCAATATATGGCCGAGGGAGACGGGCTGGTGAACGACTGGCACCGCGTCCATTACGAAGGCCTCGCGCGCGGCGGCGCCGGGCTGGTGGTGGTGGAGGCGACCGGCGTTTCGCCCGAGGGCCGCATCACCCCGGGCGATCTCGGCCTGTGGACCGACGCGCAGGGCGCGGCGCTGCGGCCGATCGTCGCGGCGATCAAGCGCTGGGGCGCGGTGCCCGGCATCCAGATCGGCCATGCCGGACGCAAGGCCAGCGCCAACCGCCCCTGGGAGGGCGACGATCATATCCCCGAGGACGATCCCCGCGCCTGGCAGCCGATCGCCCCCTCCGCCCTGGCCTTTGGCGGTGGCCTGCCGCGCGTGCCCCGGGCCATGACCGAAGCGGATATTGCCCGCGTCCAGGCCGATTTCGTCGCCGCCGCCACGCGCGCGCGCGACGCCGGCTTTGAATGGCTGGTGCTGCACTTCGCCCATGGCTATCTGGCCCAGAGCTTCTGGTCCGACCATTCCAACCAGCGCGCGGACGGCTATGGCGGCAGCGCCGAGGCGCGGGGCCGCTTCCTGCGCGAGACGCTGGCGGCGGTGCGCGCGGTGTGGCCGCAGGACAAGCCGCTGACGGCGCGCTTCGGCGTGCTCGAGTTCGACGGGCGCGACGAGGCGCAGCTCGCCGAATCGATCGCGCTGCTGGGCGCGCTCAAGGCCGGCGGGCTCGACTTCATCGATGTCAGCATCGGCTTCTCGACGCCGCAGGCGACCATCCCCTGGGGCGCGCATTTCCTGGCGGACATCGCCGCGCGGGTGCGCCGCGAGACCGGCCTGCCCGGCGCCACCAGCTGGTATATCAGCGGCGCCGAGGAGGCCGAGCAGCTGATCGCGGAAGACCGGCTGGATCTGGTGATGCTCGGCCGGCCGCTGCTCGCCGATCCGCACTGGCCCTATGCCGCCGCGCGGACGCTGGGGCTGGAGGAGGCGGCGTGGACGCTGCCCGCGCCCTATGCCCATTGGCTGGCGCGCTATCGCACCGCCTGA
- a CDS encoding SMP-30/gluconolactonase/LRE family protein, with protein sequence MAHQGLDRRSLIAAAAASALLPGAATVRAAAPAAATRPRIRRLAAGLDRILAADAPVTLVMDKIAWAEGPLWIDEAGALLLSDPPANILRRWRPGGGVEILLQPSGAGGTDPTLVREPGSNGLARDAAGRLLIANSGGRSVDRIAIDGRGPRTVLVDRYQGRRFNSPNDIAVARDGALYFTDPPYGFVDPDHSPLRELAWNGVYRWRAGGEAVLIDKALTRPNGIGLSPDQTRLYVSVSDAAAPRLMVYTLDARGGAGDRRVLVAEAAMPGRGGPGLPDGLKVARDGTLFCAMPGGLTILSPEGEPLGIIAHDRAIANCAIGEMGRALFLAASDSVFRVPLAPGYRG encoded by the coding sequence ATGGCGCATCAAGGACTTGACCGGCGGTCGCTGATCGCCGCCGCGGCCGCTTCGGCGCTGCTGCCGGGCGCCGCCACGGTGCGCGCCGCCGCCCCCGCCGCCGCGACGCGGCCCCGCATCCGCCGCCTCGCCGCCGGGCTCGACCGCATCCTCGCCGCCGACGCGCCGGTGACGCTGGTGATGGACAAGATCGCCTGGGCCGAGGGGCCGCTCTGGATCGACGAGGCGGGCGCGCTGCTTCTCTCCGATCCGCCCGCCAACATCCTGCGGCGCTGGCGGCCGGGCGGCGGCGTCGAGATCCTGCTCCAGCCCTCGGGCGCCGGCGGCACCGATCCCACGCTGGTGCGCGAGCCCGGATCGAACGGGCTGGCGCGCGACGCCGCCGGACGGCTGCTGATCGCCAATAGCGGCGGCCGCTCGGTGGACCGGATCGCGATCGACGGGCGTGGCCCGCGCACCGTGCTGGTGGATCGCTACCAGGGCCGGCGCTTCAACAGCCCCAACGACATCGCGGTCGCGCGCGACGGCGCGCTCTATTTCACCGATCCGCCCTATGGCTTTGTCGATCCGGACCATTCGCCGCTGCGCGAACTGGCGTGGAACGGCGTCTACCGCTGGCGCGCGGGCGGCGAGGCGGTGCTGATCGACAAGGCGCTGACCCGGCCCAACGGGATCGGCCTCTCGCCCGACCAGACGCGTCTCTATGTCTCGGTGTCGGATGCGGCGGCGCCGCGGCTGATGGTGTATACGCTGGATGCGCGCGGCGGCGCGGGCGACCGGCGCGTGCTGGTGGCCGAGGCGGCGATGCCCGGACGCGGCGGCCCGGGCCTGCCCGACGGCCTCAAGGTGGCGCGCGACGGCACGCTGTTCTGCGCCATGCCGGGCGGCCTCACCATCCTCAGCCCCGAGGGCGAGCCGCTGGGGATCATCGCGCATGACCGCGCCATCGCCAATTGCGCGATCGGCGAGATGGGCCGCGCGCTGTTTCTGGCCGCCTCGGACAGCGTGTTCCGCGTGCCGCTGGCGCCCGGCTATCGCGGCTGA
- a CDS encoding ArsR/SmtB family transcription factor: MQHPAIETVGLDLLFQALSDPVRLAIVAQLAEGEASCAALNGDRPKSSMSHHFRVLRGAGLVHTRTAGTSHVNTLRRADLDRRFPGLLDAILAAYAAAPPAAAAA; encoded by the coding sequence ATGCAGCACCCCGCGATCGAGACGGTCGGGCTCGATCTCCTGTTCCAGGCGCTCAGCGATCCGGTGCGCCTCGCCATCGTCGCGCAGCTCGCGGAGGGCGAGGCGAGTTGCGCCGCGCTCAACGGCGATCGCCCCAAATCGAGCATGTCGCACCATTTTCGCGTGCTGCGCGGCGCCGGGCTGGTCCATACGCGCACCGCCGGCACCAGCCATGTCAACACGCTGCGCCGTGCCGATCTCGATCGCCGCTTCCCCGGCCTGCTCGACGCCATCCTCGCCGCCTACGCCGCCGCCCCTCCCGCCGCGGCCGCCGCCTGA